The following coding sequences are from one Lysinibacillus sp. FSL W8-0992 window:
- a CDS encoding ATP-grasp domain-containing protein, with translation MKAIIFIGTNKSGSSREAIKAAEKLGYFTVLFTNNTKQLEQRKAYPDIHKMVLIDTSNIEDMIEEIHNLFDAGLEIKSIVSFVDPFVHIASILCDEFCQNYTSSSAIEMMEDKEKTRNILKDQPYSPKFVLKKPHESFTNNMVFPLIVKSPKSTGSKDVLFATNKDQLDTHLTFLQNKNPGETIMIEEYIDGPQYLVEALVYKSQVHTIGIIEQEITQGKRFIITGYGVLAEVPPHIQKGIEEVLHSIVDVFDIENGTLHLELRLTENGWKLIEINPRISGGAMNNMLHAAFGFSYVEETLKLFLGEQPNVNPRHNKYIFTKYVIVESKGVLERVIGRTRASKSTGVVDVYVKPRKGTILTPPLSMGHRYAYVIAEGKSLAQAKNNAITAAKEIKFLIKAL, from the coding sequence CTGAAGGCAATTATATTTATAGGTACAAACAAATCTGGATCTAGTCGTGAAGCGATAAAAGCAGCAGAAAAGTTGGGTTACTTTACGGTACTCTTCACAAACAATACAAAACAATTAGAACAGAGAAAAGCCTACCCAGACATTCATAAAATGGTTCTTATCGACACCTCTAATATAGAAGATATGATAGAAGAAATTCACAATTTGTTTGATGCCGGATTAGAGATAAAATCAATTGTTAGTTTTGTAGACCCCTTTGTTCATATTGCCTCTATTTTATGTGATGAATTTTGTCAAAACTATACGTCATCATCTGCTATTGAAATGATGGAGGATAAAGAAAAAACTAGGAATATTTTAAAGGATCAACCTTATTCCCCTAAGTTTGTTCTAAAAAAACCACATGAATCATTTACAAATAATATGGTATTTCCACTTATCGTTAAATCACCTAAATCAACAGGTTCTAAAGACGTACTGTTCGCGACAAATAAAGACCAACTCGATACACACCTTACATTTCTCCAAAACAAAAATCCCGGGGAAACCATCATGATTGAAGAATATATTGATGGCCCTCAATATTTAGTTGAAGCTCTTGTTTATAAGAGCCAAGTTCATACGATTGGCATTATTGAACAAGAAATCACACAAGGAAAGCGATTTATTATTACTGGCTATGGTGTACTGGCAGAAGTGCCTCCGCATATTCAAAAAGGAATTGAAGAGGTGCTCCATTCGATCGTTGATGTATTTGATATTGAAAATGGAACATTGCATTTAGAACTTCGCTTAACTGAGAACGGTTGGAAGCTCATTGAAATAAACCCTAGAATTTCAGGGGGCGCTATGAATAACATGCTACATGCTGCATTCGGATTTAGTTATGTGGAAGAAACACTTAAGTTATTTTTAGGTGAACAACCTAATGTAAACCCACGCCATAATAAGTACATTTTCACAAAATATGTGATTGTAGAAAGTAAAGGTGTGTTAGAAAGAGTAATTGGAAGAACAAGGGCATCAAAATCAACAGGTGTTGTAGATGTCTATGTAAAACCTAGAAAAGGAACAATTTTAACCCCGCCATTATCGATGGGGCATCGCTATGCCTACGTTATTGCTGAGGGCAAATCGTTAGCTCAAGCTAAAAATAATGCCATAACAGCCGCTAAGGAAATCAAATTTCTAATAAAAGCCTTATAA
- a CDS encoding SDR family oxidoreductase codes for MGNSHLTDPRKKFHTEKFPDQEQDTPALQNEMKPKPDCGEESYKGYNRLEGRNALITGGDSGIGRAVAIAYAREGANVAIQFFPGEEKDANEVKELIEKAGGKALLLPYDLREDGTATEIVTKTVEAFGGLDLLVLNAAQQIAQPSLSDLTIKQVQDTFKVNIISMFESVKAAEEHLEPGSAIITTTSVQSFDPSSSLMDYAATKGAISNFMVSLSSYFASKGVRVNGVAPGPIWTPLQLDNGKLEGEIPAFGQNTPLGRAGQPVELAPVYVLLASDEGSYITGQIYGVTGGKPIDL; via the coding sequence ATGGGAAACTCACATCTAACCGACCCACGTAAGAAATTTCATACGGAAAAATTCCCGGATCAAGAACAGGATACTCCAGCGCTACAGAATGAAATGAAACCTAAACCTGACTGCGGTGAAGAATCATATAAAGGATACAATCGCCTGGAAGGGCGCAATGCCTTGATTACCGGAGGCGATTCTGGGATTGGCCGTGCCGTCGCCATTGCCTATGCACGCGAAGGAGCAAATGTGGCGATCCAATTCTTCCCTGGTGAAGAGAAGGATGCCAACGAAGTTAAAGAGTTAATAGAAAAAGCTGGAGGAAAAGCATTGCTGCTACCGTATGACTTGCGGGAAGATGGTACAGCGACAGAGATTGTTACAAAAACAGTGGAAGCTTTTGGCGGATTGGACCTGCTAGTATTGAATGCTGCGCAACAAATCGCACAGCCATCCTTAAGTGACTTAACAATCAAACAAGTGCAAGACACTTTCAAAGTAAACATTATCAGCATGTTTGAGTCCGTAAAAGCTGCCGAAGAACATCTGGAACCAGGAAGTGCGATTATTACCACTACATCGGTTCAATCTTTCGATCCATCCTCATCTTTAATGGATTATGCCGCTACAAAAGGTGCGATAAGCAACTTTATGGTATCCCTGTCCTCGTACTTTGCTTCTAAGGGTGTGCGTGTCAATGGTGTCGCGCCAGGTCCAATTTGGACGCCATTGCAGTTGGATAATGGAAAATTGGAAGGAGAAATTCCTGCGTTTGGCCAAAATACGCCACTCGGTCGTGCGGGACAGCCAGTAGAGCTTGCGCCGGTGTATGTTCTTCTGGCGTCTGATGAAGGAAGTTATATTACCGGTCAGATTTATGGGGTGACAGGTGGCAAGCCGATAGACTTGTAA
- the metE gene encoding 5-methyltetrahydropteroyltriglutamate--homocysteine S-methyltransferase: MTYTTTVIGYPYIGEDREWKKALEAFWRNELTEEDFLQKIKEIRLARIDKQLHSGIDIVTVGDFTLYDRMLDTAMMFGLVPKRFGWQGGKIDLQTYYAVARGNKEAVASEMTKWFNTNYHYIVPEYEGQALQLTDNKILADFLEVKEVYGITAKPTLIGPYTFCKLTKGYDKVTQVAFILALLPLYAQIIQELVTAGADWIQLEEPALVTSLDEAEVKLVQEIYTQLAAAVPEANIMLQTYFESLSAYNTLIELPVQGFGLDFVHGYTKNMEALRQFGFPHDKVLAVGIVNGRDIWRANLAEVSTTVRAIEQLTSAQELWVQSSCSLQHVPISTALETKLEPVLKNALAFADEKLAEISEVAKYLKEKNHTSNHTISESMKAIEALKKHPVRNNQAVQQEIQTVSTEDFERQNDFNARQIIQQRSLQLPLFPTTTIGSFPQSDEVKRTRNAWRKKQLSDEAYAEFVAQETKRWIAIQEDLDIDVLVHGEFERTDMVEYFGEKLTGFAFTEKAWVVSYGSRCVKPPIIYGDVAWEAPMTVKETAYAQSLTNRYVKGMLTGPVTILNWSFVRDDIARKDVTYQIALALRKEVEALEAAGISIIQVDEPALREGLPLRKEHWGAYLDWTVNAFKLATASVKDETQIHTHMCYCEFNDFIEPISALDADVISIETSRSHGELIASLQINPYKKGIGLGVYDIHSPRVPSEQEMLSIMQDSLQVLSTNQFWINPDCGLKTRKEPETVAALTHMVAAAKTLRQQVQQSTY; the protein is encoded by the coding sequence ATGACGTATACAACGACTGTAATAGGCTACCCATACATAGGGGAAGACCGTGAATGGAAAAAGGCATTAGAGGCATTTTGGAGAAATGAACTTACAGAAGAAGATTTCTTACAAAAAATTAAAGAAATTCGTCTTGCACGTATCGACAAGCAGCTTCATAGCGGTATAGATATTGTCACAGTTGGGGATTTCACACTGTATGACAGAATGCTTGATACAGCGATGATGTTTGGCTTAGTGCCAAAGCGTTTCGGCTGGCAAGGTGGAAAGATTGACTTACAAACGTATTACGCGGTAGCACGTGGAAATAAAGAAGCTGTTGCGAGTGAAATGACAAAATGGTTTAATACAAATTATCATTACATTGTCCCTGAATATGAAGGTCAAGCTCTGCAACTAACAGACAATAAAATACTTGCAGATTTCCTTGAGGTTAAAGAAGTATATGGCATTACTGCAAAGCCAACGCTAATTGGGCCATATACATTTTGCAAGCTAACAAAAGGTTACGATAAAGTAACACAAGTTGCGTTTATTTTAGCACTACTACCACTGTATGCGCAGATTATTCAAGAGCTAGTAACAGCCGGTGCTGACTGGATTCAATTAGAGGAGCCTGCATTAGTCACATCATTAGATGAGGCAGAGGTAAAACTTGTGCAAGAAATATATACACAATTAGCAGCCGCTGTACCAGAGGCTAATATTATGTTACAAACCTATTTTGAATCGTTATCAGCTTATAACACACTAATTGAACTCCCTGTACAAGGATTTGGCTTAGATTTTGTTCATGGCTATACGAAAAATATGGAGGCGCTACGTCAATTTGGCTTTCCACATGATAAAGTATTGGCGGTAGGAATTGTTAATGGACGAGATATTTGGAGGGCAAATTTAGCAGAGGTAAGTACAACAGTTAGGGCAATTGAACAGCTGACTAGTGCACAAGAGCTGTGGGTTCAATCGTCATGTAGCTTACAGCATGTGCCAATTTCGACCGCACTTGAAACAAAATTAGAGCCTGTCTTAAAAAATGCGCTTGCATTTGCTGATGAAAAATTAGCAGAAATATCAGAGGTGGCTAAGTATTTAAAAGAAAAAAATCATACGTCCAATCATACTATCTCTGAGAGCATGAAGGCAATTGAAGCATTAAAAAAACACCCCGTACGAAATAATCAGGCTGTTCAACAAGAAATACAAACGGTGTCGACAGAGGATTTTGAACGTCAAAATGATTTTAATGCGCGTCAGATTATACAACAACGTTCACTGCAGCTACCACTATTTCCAACGACTACGATTGGTAGCTTCCCTCAATCTGATGAAGTGAAGCGCACACGTAATGCATGGCGTAAAAAACAGCTTTCAGATGAAGCATATGCTGAATTTGTCGCACAAGAAACGAAACGATGGATTGCCATTCAAGAAGATTTAGATATTGATGTACTCGTGCATGGTGAATTCGAGCGTACGGATATGGTGGAATACTTTGGTGAAAAGCTAACAGGCTTCGCTTTTACAGAAAAAGCTTGGGTCGTTTCGTACGGCTCTCGTTGTGTAAAACCACCGATTATTTACGGTGATGTTGCATGGGAAGCGCCGATGACAGTGAAAGAAACTGCCTATGCACAAAGTTTAACAAATCGATATGTGAAAGGGATGTTAACAGGTCCTGTTACGATTTTGAACTGGTCATTTGTACGTGACGATATCGCGCGAAAAGATGTGACCTATCAAATTGCACTTGCACTAAGGAAAGAGGTTGAAGCATTAGAAGCGGCTGGCATTTCTATTATTCAAGTCGATGAACCTGCATTGCGTGAAGGCTTGCCTTTACGCAAAGAACATTGGGGCGCATATTTAGATTGGACAGTGAATGCTTTTAAGCTCGCTACGGCAAGTGTAAAGGATGAAACACAAATTCATACACATATGTGTTACTGTGAGTTCAATGATTTTATTGAACCAATTAGTGCATTGGATGCCGACGTTATATCTATAGAGACGTCACGCAGTCATGGAGAGCTAATTGCATCACTGCAAATAAACCCATATAAAAAAGGGATTGGATTAGGTGTTTATGATATTCATAGTCCTCGTGTGCCGAGCGAACAAGAAATGTTAAGTATCATGCAAGATAGCCTACAAGTATTATCGACAAATCAATTTTGGATCAACCCAGATTGTGGTTTGAAAACGAGAAAAGAACCTGAAACAGTTGCAGCGCTCACTCATATGGTTGCTGCAGCCAAAACATTACGTCAACAAGTACAGCAATCCACCTATTGA
- a CDS encoding C40 family peptidase has product MKKQFLKTTLALSIGFSSFGIVQASIEPIKVEAATTNAQHNDKAVAAKAEQLIQTGKSLIGKATYSNSVYKSTYPYKFSCASFIMYIFEQNGVDIGTYNENYMIQQGTFVPKSQLQKGDLVFFKSKKTGTDPDHVGMYIGNNKIIHMADSKQNIVISDMSSKPYYTDNYVSARRVLPTLLSANPATKGDTVVENAFTYKNKVTISSLNKEQSLQFTAPGFVEYVYRKSGVKLGATTLKEQMAKGTTVSRANLKKGDLVFFNSVKGSKNPSLVGIYAGDQRIIVPTSSGVTTRVLFVDYYKEHYLTAKRVF; this is encoded by the coding sequence ATGAAAAAACAATTTTTAAAAACTACACTAGCATTATCGATTGGATTTAGCTCATTCGGAATCGTTCAAGCATCCATTGAACCAATCAAAGTTGAGGCTGCAACGACAAATGCACAACATAATGACAAAGCTGTCGCAGCAAAGGCTGAACAACTTATTCAAACAGGAAAAAGTTTAATTGGTAAGGCTACATATAGTAATTCAGTTTACAAGTCTACATATCCTTACAAGTTTTCTTGTGCTTCATTTATTATGTATATTTTTGAACAGAATGGAGTAGATATTGGGACTTATAATGAAAATTATATGATCCAGCAAGGGACATTTGTTCCTAAAAGCCAATTGCAAAAAGGCGACTTAGTATTCTTTAAAAGTAAAAAAACGGGCACAGACCCCGATCATGTAGGTATGTACATTGGAAATAACAAAATTATTCATATGGCTGATTCCAAGCAAAATATCGTCATTTCGGATATGAGTAGTAAGCCTTATTATACTGACAACTACGTATCTGCACGAAGAGTATTACCAACATTACTATCGGCTAACCCTGCGACGAAAGGCGATACAGTTGTTGAAAATGCATTTACTTATAAAAATAAAGTAACAATAAGCTCATTAAATAAAGAACAAAGCTTACAATTTACAGCCCCTGGTTTCGTTGAATATGTTTATCGTAAGAGCGGTGTAAAACTTGGCGCAACAACTCTAAAAGAACAAATGGCTAAAGGAACTACGGTATCACGTGCCAATTTAAAAAAGGGCGACTTAGTGTTCTTTAATAGTGTAAAAGGGTCAAAAAACCCTTCCCTTGTAGGTATCTATGCTGGAGATCAGCGTATCATCGTTCCAACTTCAAGTGGTGTTACTACTAGAGTACTCTTTGTTGATTACTATAAAGAGCATTATTTAACAGCAAAACGCGTATTTTAA
- a CDS encoding Mur ligase family protein, whose translation MKPLSVKNLTAITAGKLLQGSDEVLIQYGAYRLKQVKKPYTALFTNKRIINWKSLESLSPLVLVTDRLYSQHEIPQKVIIIQVENADEAYWKFVHYYRSQFEIPVIAITGTSGKTTTKEMIKHILSAEKEVAATTLSSNSRTASLQYLLSIDDETEVAVFETAVGSPGDVRNAGKYFKPTIGIITNIGAHHLNYCKTLDGYIQAKGEMAEIVNPAGSLILNAEDANIKKIDLSKFKGDIIKIGQHASCDFKASHIRYVENGMQFTMHHNMKKYDVFVPGFGEHQVYNALAAIAAINELNVPISLAIKQLASFKKMKKQLQLFESINNSLLIDDTWSLTTTSLEAALKVLNSIGDGRKKIAVIGTITDLGSWGYVIHEQAGELINRIGVDVLITIGEHARIMADHAVKLGFSDPVYTFKNSTLVYKLLHEIVDENTIVLIKGDMYSKQISDLAADLKIKKSFRDTR comes from the coding sequence ATGAAGCCTCTATCGGTGAAGAATTTAACAGCGATTACTGCAGGTAAATTATTGCAAGGGTCGGATGAGGTGCTGATCCAGTATGGCGCATATCGACTAAAACAAGTTAAAAAACCGTATACTGCACTTTTTACAAACAAACGCATTATCAACTGGAAAAGTCTAGAGTCACTATCCCCACTAGTACTTGTAACAGATCGTTTGTATAGTCAGCATGAAATTCCTCAAAAAGTAATCATCATTCAAGTAGAGAATGCAGATGAGGCCTACTGGAAGTTTGTACATTATTATCGTAGTCAATTTGAAATCCCTGTTATTGCAATTACCGGTACCTCTGGAAAAACAACAACGAAGGAGATGATTAAGCATATTCTTTCTGCCGAAAAAGAAGTTGCTGCAACTACTTTAAGCAGTAATTCTAGAACAGCTTCTTTGCAATATTTACTTAGCATCGATGATGAAACAGAAGTTGCAGTTTTTGAAACAGCGGTTGGATCACCTGGGGATGTAAGGAACGCAGGGAAGTATTTCAAGCCGACTATCGGCATTATTACCAATATTGGAGCCCACCATTTAAACTATTGTAAAACGTTAGATGGTTATATACAGGCAAAAGGTGAAATGGCTGAAATTGTGAATCCAGCAGGGTCATTAATTCTCAATGCGGAAGATGCGAATATAAAAAAAATCGATTTGTCGAAATTCAAGGGAGATATTATTAAAATCGGGCAGCATGCATCATGTGATTTTAAAGCAAGCCACATTCGGTATGTTGAAAATGGCATGCAGTTTACAATGCATCACAATATGAAAAAATATGACGTTTTCGTCCCTGGATTTGGAGAGCATCAAGTATATAATGCATTAGCCGCAATTGCTGCTATTAATGAATTAAATGTACCGATTTCGCTAGCAATTAAACAATTAGCGTCATTCAAGAAAATGAAAAAGCAGCTACAACTTTTTGAAAGCATTAATAATTCACTGTTAATAGACGATACTTGGAGTTTAACAACGACTTCATTAGAAGCAGCTTTAAAAGTCTTAAATTCAATAGGAGATGGCAGGAAAAAGATAGCCGTTATTGGAACGATTACCGATTTAGGATCGTGGGGTTATGTCATCCATGAGCAAGCAGGAGAGTTAATCAATCGTATTGGTGTAGATGTGCTTATTACAATAGGAGAGCACGCCCGTATTATGGCTGATCATGCAGTGAAACTAGGATTTAGTGACCCTGTTTATACTTTTAAAAATAGTACACTCGTCTATAAGTTATTACATGAAATAGTAGATGAAAATACAATTGTCCTGATAAAGGGAGATATGTATAGTAAACAAATTTCCGATTTGGCAGCAGATTTAAAAATAAAAAAATCATTTAGAGATACAAGGTAA
- a CDS encoding alpha/beta hydrolase translates to MSVEIYNGERSEESIQFEKWITLQGNKKSFSSIENTENFLKQRGTENTKPYIIGDDVTFLSDVQERTFEGMQVFTLNDQKSSKQKVIFYIHGGAWTSQPLNLHWLFMDNMAQSLDAKIIAPIYPKVPHFNYKDTYPKILNLYKEILETVESINQLTIMGDSAGGNISLGLAHLLKMENLPQPKDIILLSACVDMSLGNPLIPEYDEKDPLLAREGMEVITKIWAADKSVTDPLISPIYGDFKGLGKITHFIGTHEALYPDGMIFDEKLTEQGIEINTFVYPQMIHVFVVMPTPEAKDAQQKIINIISN, encoded by the coding sequence ATGAGTGTAGAAATTTATAATGGAGAACGTTCTGAAGAAAGTATTCAATTTGAAAAATGGATAACTTTGCAAGGTAATAAAAAAAGTTTTTCTAGTATTGAAAACACCGAAAATTTCCTTAAACAAAGGGGAACTGAAAATACTAAGCCCTATATTATTGGGGATGATGTTACATTTTTAAGTGATGTGCAGGAGCGAACATTCGAGGGCATGCAAGTCTTCACATTAAATGACCAAAAGTCCTCGAAACAAAAAGTTATTTTTTATATACACGGAGGTGCTTGGACGAGTCAACCTTTAAATTTACACTGGTTGTTCATGGATAATATGGCACAATCTTTAGATGCAAAAATTATTGCTCCTATTTATCCTAAAGTACCTCATTTTAACTATAAGGATACCTATCCGAAAATCCTCAACCTATATAAAGAAATTCTTGAAACTGTTGAAAGTATTAATCAATTGACTATCATGGGCGATTCGGCTGGCGGAAATATCTCACTTGGTCTAGCCCATCTTTTAAAGATGGAAAATCTACCTCAACCGAAAGATATTATTTTATTATCTGCATGTGTTGATATGAGTTTGGGCAATCCTCTTATACCTGAATATGATGAAAAGGATCCTCTGTTAGCTCGTGAAGGAATGGAAGTAATTACAAAGATATGGGCAGCTGATAAAAGTGTAACTGACCCATTAATTAGCCCAATTTACGGTGACTTTAAAGGACTTGGGAAGATCACTCATTTTATTGGAACACACGAGGCTTTATATCCAGATGGCATGATATTTGATGAAAAACTAACAGAACAAGGAATTGAAATCAATACTTTTGTTTATCCTCAAATGATTCATGTGTTTGTTGTTATGCCAACCCCTGAAGCCAAAGATGCACAACAGAAAATTATTAATATAATTAGTAACTAA
- a CDS encoding VOC family protein: protein MIVGLHHVQLTIPKGTEEQGKVFYCHVLGLKEIEKPQSLKGRGGFWLQVGHHEVHVGTEDGFDRLTTKAHIAYQVEDVAYWKKVLTEHHIEILDSVPIPNYERFEFRDPFGNRVEIIQPI from the coding sequence ATGATTGTCGGATTACATCACGTACAATTAACGATTCCAAAAGGTACCGAGGAGCAAGGGAAAGTTTTTTATTGCCATGTGTTAGGGCTCAAAGAAATAGAGAAACCACAATCTCTTAAAGGGCGTGGTGGATTTTGGCTACAAGTTGGTCATCACGAAGTACATGTTGGCACAGAAGACGGCTTTGATCGACTAACAACGAAAGCGCATATTGCCTATCAAGTAGAGGATGTAGCATATTGGAAAAAAGTATTAACAGAGCATCATATCGAAATCCTTGATTCTGTTCCAATTCCTAATTATGAGCGCTTTGAATTTAGAGACCCTTTTGGTAATCGAGTAGAAATTATTCAGCCGATTTAA
- a CDS encoding UDP-N-acetylmuramoyl-tripeptide--D-alanyl-D-alanine ligase, translated as MQNISVTVIRKLLQGVLVSGSEHWFVKHAIYYNRHDLTQKNTLMFINKSESINWKEIDHKGPSLVISDKPLSELKNAFENTTVIQVKSTLQAYWKFIEYYRGLFDIPVVALTGTCGKTTTKEMIKHIASKDWNVQASVSSKNEPRQSLPYLTGIDKTTKAAVFELGLGNTGNIKHQCMIYKPTIGIITNIGVHHLDGCKNLEGYIKAKSEILEGLSEDGTLIINGDDENTKKVPLHKFKGKIITIGVQQHADYKASNIEFTNNGMKFILQVSNEKYTIFVPGYGEHQVYNALAAIAAIKEMGVSIQTAISRLKTFKPMARHLEFSTGLGESTIIDDTWTNNPTSVEAALKVLDTIGKDKKIILILGDIKRLGLFEEKYHREIGSMVAQRDVQMLITIGKRAEDIAAQAKKDGTTAEVHIFKDVTGVLEILKPKLDKDTIVLIKGPMSSRSMIEFANQLKEK; from the coding sequence GTGCAAAATATAAGTGTGACTGTGATTAGAAAGTTACTACAAGGGGTTTTAGTAAGCGGTTCTGAGCACTGGTTTGTCAAACATGCTATTTATTATAACCGCCATGATTTGACACAGAAAAATACACTAATGTTCATTAATAAAAGTGAGTCAATTAATTGGAAGGAAATCGACCATAAGGGGCCATCCCTCGTCATTTCAGATAAACCTTTAAGTGAACTTAAAAACGCATTCGAGAATACAACCGTTATTCAAGTAAAAAGTACTTTGCAGGCATACTGGAAGTTTATTGAATACTATAGAGGCCTTTTTGATATACCAGTTGTCGCATTAACCGGAACATGTGGAAAAACAACAACAAAAGAAATGATTAAACATATTGCAAGTAAAGATTGGAATGTGCAGGCATCAGTTAGTAGCAAAAATGAGCCTCGCCAATCTTTACCGTATTTAACGGGCATCGATAAAACAACGAAAGCAGCTGTATTTGAGCTAGGTCTGGGGAATACAGGTAACATTAAACATCAATGTATGATCTACAAACCGACAATTGGAATTATTACCAATATTGGTGTGCATCATTTAGATGGGTGTAAAAATCTTGAGGGCTATATAAAAGCAAAGTCTGAAATTTTAGAAGGGTTGTCGGAGGATGGCACGTTAATCATCAATGGTGATGATGAAAATACAAAAAAAGTACCTTTGCATAAGTTTAAAGGGAAAATTATTACTATTGGCGTTCAGCAACATGCAGATTACAAAGCTTCTAACATTGAATTTACGAACAACGGCATGAAATTTATCCTGCAAGTATCTAATGAAAAGTATACTATCTTTGTACCTGGTTACGGAGAACATCAAGTGTATAATGCGCTAGCGGCTATCGCAGCTATAAAGGAGATGGGAGTGTCTATCCAAACTGCAATCTCGCGTTTAAAAACATTTAAACCGATGGCAAGGCACCTGGAATTTTCAACTGGTCTCGGTGAAAGTACCATTATAGATGATACATGGACGAATAACCCAACATCGGTTGAAGCTGCTTTAAAGGTTTTAGATACGATAGGAAAAGATAAAAAAATAATCCTTATATTAGGTGATATAAAGCGATTGGGTCTTTTCGAAGAAAAGTATCATCGTGAGATTGGTTCTATGGTGGCACAGAGAGATGTTCAAATGCTTATTACGATTGGAAAAAGAGCTGAAGATATAGCAGCTCAAGCAAAAAAAGATGGAACAACTGCGGAAGTTCATATATTTAAAGATGTCACAGGTGTACTAGAAATACTTAAACCAAAACTTGATAAAGATACTATTGTATTAATAAAGGGCCCTATGTCTAGTCGATCCATGATTGAATTTGCTAATCAATTAAAGGAAAAATAG